GTCCGCCTCGGGGCACACTCGAGCAGGCGGTGGGCTCcaaaaggaaacgcaggTCAACAATCCCGTTTCCGGATCAGGTGACAGGTCCCAGCCTTCCTCGCAAAAGGGGACAGGGTCGACAAAGAGCCGGCGCTCACACTGGTGAGCGGTCTGCAGgcgcagaaacgaaacacagGAACGGATCGTGTCGAGGTTGAAACGTGGAACGCGTGAGCCCGCAGCAGAAAGGAACGCGACAGCCAAATCGCACACCGACTTGTTGATGACATGGTGAGGTTCCGCGAAGACTCGGTTCGGTCGCAGAATCGATGGGGAGGCAAACCTGCGCCGCTTGTCACGTAGCGAAGCATCACGAATCAGATCATCCTGCCGTCAGTACACAGGGGACAGTCCCACCAGAAGCGGTCATGGATAGACGTGCTTTGCGCAATTGATTTGAGTGCAGACAGAGTTGCGAAGGTCGCTGAAGAGGCGACGCCCTAAAAGTCGATAGAGTGTTCACCGGAAAAGTTGGAAACAACTGACCTCGTTGAGCTCGAAGCCTGGCGGACAAGACACCGTTGGCTCTTCCTCACTGTGTTTGATacagaggccgagagaggaaTCGAATACGCCTTCTTTGCACGTGAAAAGAGGCTCTTCCTCGGTCAGTTTAACGCACTCCGACTCGGAGCCATGCTGGAACAATTGAAACGCGCGAGAGGGACAGAACGGGATGGCTTGAATGAGGTCCCGGCGCAAACACCCTTTCTCGTAGGGCTGATAGCCtaaaacgaagaagcagaaaaaaagcctGCGCGTGGGAACGACGGACGAAACGCCTCGACAACCGGCAAGTCAAAAGGCCTCCTTGGCCGCGCAGCAAAAACGGAGCACTGGGAGACACaatctctctcgcgcgcagaaacagacgaaaaggGCCATACAGAAACCGTCGCCTCGTCCCGCGCTGGCAGGCAATTTGAGACATATGAAATCTCCGGAAAACAACATCCAGAACACATGATGTCAGTCAAGTTTTCAGTGCGCCATCCCCTTTTATCGTTCGTCCTCCAAGAAAACTGCAATGATATAAacgcatatacacatgcaaACATTTACAGATACGCATaaacatatacgtatatatatatatatatatgcatatatgcatatatatatctatatattcATAAGTGCATATGAATGTTTATGTGGCTACATGTGCACGAAAACGTACGAGGAATGCACATATGCGTAATGTTTCTGCGTCGGGTAAATGGTGAGTGCAGACGTCAATGCGTGGAAcgaaatgcatgcgttgtAGCAACAGGTGAGCTCCGTTTGcgtggagaaaaacgcagggtACCCTAGCTGCGACGCATCAGCCCTTTCCAGAGAGTAAAAACGCTCTGAAACGACGGCGTCCGAGTGGAGCTGGACGAATTGCGCTTTCGCTCACCAGCCGGGCAAGTGCGTTCTGCGGGCACTTTGTCGACGGAGATGCAGTTGCCATCTTCATTCATGTACGAGCCGTACGGGCAGGATGGCTGAGAGAAAATCATCACGCGACGCTAACGCCTCTCAGAAGCCCAGATGCGCGAGGGATCATAAATTTCTGTACGGCGCATGTATGGTGTAGAACATATCACTGCCTAGACATACACACGCCACCCCCGACAGAGAACCCTATGCGCTTCGATAATCTCTCTATTTATAGGCAAATGCCTGTCCCAAAAAGTCTGTACGAAAAGCGAGGTGACACGAGTGAGAGTACTCAACGGTACCATGGGAGGGCGCAGAACTTTCTTCAGGCACTTGTTGAAGACAAGGTCGTATTCTGGCGGGCACTGGAAGCTCATTTTTCCGAAGATTGGATCTGGGAATACGATGTGCTTTGCGACCTCGAGGGTAGGCGTCTGCACGAGCAAACTGTCATTTGATTTCTTCTTGGTTTTTCCGACGCCGTTGCTGCCTTCTCCAGCGGGTGCAGAAGCCGGCCCCGCCGATGCAAAGAGCAGGCccggaaggaaagaacggcAAAGTGTAGACGAATGCGGGAAGTTCAAAAGAGCAGAGCCATTCGACAGGCATGGTGGTGTGTTTGGAAGAAAGGTCCCGGACGGAAAAGCCTCGAGACCACAGGTTCGGCTCTCCACCGGAACAGGCGAGGCGAAATCAGGAAGACGTTGAAAGGCCCCATGGAatgtgtctctcgctgtcagCGGCGCGCGCCAGAGATCGCTGGGACGAGGTGAAGGATTAGCAGGCGGAGCATCTTCTTTGTTCAAGAGCAGAAGCgacaagaaaagcagaaacaacaagcctcgcttctccagtGGACCAGTGCCGAAACCGTGATGAGTCGGGATGTTTCCGGGTTTCGACATGTCGCTCGTGcgtggagaaaaacggaaagaTGGCACATGGCAGGTGCTCTGCGTCAAAGTTTGAAATGTCGGCGCTTCGTTCTTTACTATACCGGTTCTTACGCCTTCATGCGTTGGGCTGGACACCTCGGGAAAAGTGCAGGCCATCCCCATTTGCCGTCTCCCAACCGCAGCACGACCGGTGGGAGAGTCTAACGCTGGCGACAAGATCGCCATGGTTGATAAAGTAGCTTCTTGATCCGCTGCTGGAAACAGTCAGCAGCGTGTTGAGAGACTCGCGAGCAAGAGACAGTCTGCAATTTTCAAAGATTCTTTGCGGAGAGACATTGCCCACAATAGGAGGGAACCACAAACTGCGGCTCGTGGCAACTTGCAGTTGTTGCCTGTCTTGTCGTGACTGTAGAGACCCGTTTGCTGGAAGTCCGTCGCGGACGCAGCTGGTCCTCTCATGCCGAAAACACTCGCTACGTGTACCAACACGTTCATTTCCTCGCATGCATGCCTATCCTAGACCTTTCAACTTACGGGACTGTACACATGCGGATTCTGAGATTAGTCAAAACGCGGAATTGGTCGTCGTGTCTCCACGGACGGACCAGTTGACTGTGGAAATATCGGGTAAAAGCAAGGTACATAAGTTGGTCCTCTGCGTTGTAGGAAAAACTTTGAAACCGGATTCAAGCATGCAGttgcatatatattcacGTGTTCAGAGCCGTTCCCTCCATACATAAAAGGATGCAGAGATGTGTGGCGTTTTTCAAGTAAACCAATTGGTTCGTGAAGGGGACAGCGATGCCTCGTGTGCGGGGCAGCTTTGACCATTCGGCTGTGGTTTTCTATGGGTTGCGACAGAGCGTTCTTCGGAAGGCGGGATCTGAGACTAGTCATGGGGGAACCTGCTGGAGTTTATTGCGCCGAATACATTATGCCAGAAACTTGTGAAGTACTGGAGGCGAAAAATATGTCAAAGGTCAGCAAATCCGGAGAGGGCTCCCGAGGCAAGCActgacgagaaaaacgaggagactACCCCATCCCTCAAGACCAAGCGGCTCTGAGAAGCGCCGCCCAAACTCGCCAACTATACTacctggaaaagaaaagagcgacaaaggcgaaaacagaggaaccGCGTTTTACACAAAAGAAAGGGTTCGAAGAGTttcgacggcgaagaaggaagggatgCATCATGTTCACAGTAATCCCACTTTTGGGAAACAGACATCTCTGCGTGGAGCGGGGAAGTATCACGGTGCCACTGTTGTGTGGAAACAATGTATTTTTCATGGATGCTTTTCTCTACGGTGTGAAGACTGCCGCGCTACACGATGACCGAAAGGCAACTGTTCGAGAAGACGAATAGAGAAGCGCGGGGGCACAATGTACAGAACTGATCGTGTGTCGAATGAACGGCATAAGGAAGTAAACGTCCACACATTCTCGATACTTTCTCGGAATGCGTCTAAAATGAAACAAACATGTCACATGGCACTAGCGAGAGAGCAACAGCTTTCGGGTGTTCCCCGATAAACAGTTTTGAACCTGATCCACGAGAAATGTTTTGCTGAGAGGCACAACGTTGTAGTCACTTGCTCACGCGCGCGAACCGAAAACAAAGCGTTATTTGCACGCAGAGTGGAAAGAAATAGACGCTCAGAAATTCCATGAATGACAGCGAGACTTTGTGCTGGGGGGGAACGGAGAACAAGCTTCGTCATAGTTTTCTCCCTGAAACAAGCCACTGGCTAACACTAGTGATTTGTTCGTCCTTCGTGCCTGGGAGAGTCAAAAAATGGTCAGAttccccttttctttgcGCAATTTTTGGCAGGCGTCCTCTCAAAAATTCAAGCGGGCCCACGCGTGACGCCGAGTTCAGTGTAATCTGAAGGAAGCTGTGGAGGCTACCGATGGCGTGTGGTGCCCTCGAGAGTTCCGTTTCGTTTCGCACCTTTCTGAAGAGGAACGCTCGACGGTCCCTTGGCATTGATACTATTGAGCACCAGCACTATACTGGATCACCGTTGCAACCTACTAAGTGCGTATGCATCTTCACATCCATATAAGTCGATATGCACCGAGTGTGCTTGTGTGCTTCTCGGTCTCAGCAGTTTGACAGCCGCGTTTGGGGTATACAGAATTCATCATAGGTTCGGCAAAGCGCAGCTAAGTTCCTAGAAAGGCGATATTTCTCTGTGAGAAATCGATCGAGTTGGGACTTGCGGCAGATGCTTTTCAGCCTCTACCCGTCTGTAAATCGCACGCACTCAGCAGGCTATATTTGTTCTTCCGAACAGAATTTGTTGCAAGCACTAAGCGCGCCACCCTGGTTGTGTTCAGTTATCCGCTAGTTAACACTCCAGCATTGAAGACCGGGAACTGAATCAGCTCCTTTCGCTCGTGGCTCGTGGAAGAAGAGTAGTTCAACCGGTAGACGAGTCTACCTACGTACAGCGTCCTCTTAGACAGTTCATCCTAGCACTGTGGCATTTCGCCTAGTTCAAACAATCTACAGCTGGAAAAGTATATGCTCAACGGAGTGAGAAAATACAACCCGGTTCAGATGTATCATAATACGTGTACCTGGTAGATGAGACGATGGTCCTCGTGCAGGATGTCTGCGTACCGAACGTAATTATGTTTGCATGAGTGGAGTACCAAGTGGCTGTTTGAAGGGACACGGTCAGCAGAGTCCAAGGATTTAACTTGTGGATGACCCAAGAGAATAAGTTAATCTAGCAAAATCTAGTGAAGCAACGATTTCTGAGGCAGAGATGGCAGTGAACCTGTCTCCCCGCAGCCCCCCAAAGATGGCTTATTTCCTTCCGAGGATCAACAGCCTTGAATCGTTCTTCGTTCGACACCAGTGTTAATCTCACGTTCTTCCGCGTGCGGGAAAGTGCTTTGTCAGTGTCGTGTCTGTTGAGCAGGACATCAACATGCGAAAAAGGCAGTCAGTATATGCCCTTCCACTCGACGTAAGAGCTCAAATGGTGACTCTTTCCGCGCGTCAGAAAACCCGTAAACAAGCAGGACGACGTAGTTGGGATGCTCTTGCAGGCTCTCACACCCTTTCTGGActcagaagaaggcaaaccAAAGCGTTCTTTCGAGGAAACGCATCCCCGTCAGAACGTCGGTGCTTGGCCGAAAACCGACGTATCCCGTTCGTAGCTGCGATCTTGCGGTAAAGTTCCCCTGTGTCGGGCAGGAAGCACACCGCTGGTAGCTTTACTCGGGCATAGTTTGTGGCCACCAAAAACAAACACGTCATTGTTTCGAGAATATTTTGGCTGCAAATTGTGTACACTTAAAGGTTCCCGCTATGTCTGCTTGAATAATCCAACTGGCATTGCCCATGTTAAAAGCCTTCATCCATTGAGGGTAGAGCGATGTTTTCGTTGTGTCACGTCTGTCGTTTGGTTTGTCCTAACCATTTTGACTGAAGTGGAAACATAAACGGGGAGAAATTGGTGCAAAAGGCAGCATTGTATCTTTTCAAACTGTCTGTTTGTCACGTTTTCGTTCATCTGTTTGACACAAGGAAACGGCAATGTCGAAAAGTAATAAATGCTCTCAGACTCCTTGTCAGGCTTCGCCGGTTTTTGAGTACTTGGTGTTTGTGTTTCCTGAAGGGAACCAATACATAAGGAGAGGAGCTGCGGCTCTGAATTCTGTGTTCTGAACGCAATTCCCTGCTATCAGTTTTTGTGTCCTCATTAGGCAGATTCGCTGTGAGGTGGCAAAGCGCATGCTCCAAAGCAGGCGTATTCCATATTAACAGAGAGACTGGGCCCGACATAAGAATAGTCTCTAAAGTGATCCTGTTTCACCTGCACAATCAGAGATTCTCTTTCAAAGTTATGTGTTATCACCACTTCCTTCTTTGGACCTTTGGCAGAACCGGGTCTTGTTAATAATTCGATTGCTTTGCCTACACTTCCGCCTtccccgtttcttctctctttgtttgaCGTCTTCGGCGCTTGCCCGTCCTGCTCCGTCACGTGATCCGTACTCTTCGTCTCAGGCGCTACCGACGGTCTCCTGCCCAGCCCACTAGGTCTCATCAACGGCATCCAGGAAAACTCTCTTTTTCACCTTGGGTCTCCCTTTCGTCATCAAACACGACGACCGCGTGGCGGCTCCCTCTTGCTTCAATGTTCTATGAGACTACctccttgtttttctctgtcttccggttcttcctgctccccttcctctcgcagTTCGTGCCCTTCCTCCCGCCGCGCGCTGTCCTTTGCCGAGTCCAGGCCCCTGCCCAGCAGCCAGAACTGGAGACCGCAAGCGCGGGTCGCGAAGCAATTTCCGTTTCCCACGACagccgagagacgcgagatgACGAATGAAAAAATGGACCACCGCAAATGGCTAGCACAGCGACCAAGACAACTGACAGAGGCGGCGGACAGAGCGCAAGAGGAGGACCGGAACTcaaaggacgagagagaaacacccTGTCCAGGGCATTGTTCGAACCAGGGTAGAGTGTGGACGTCTGCAAGCGTGCATGTTCCAGACTCGGCGTCTCTTCACAGCTGTTGCTCTTCCATCCACCATCCACCGGAGGATGTCCCACCTCGGCTTCCAGGAGATAAAGAACTTCCACTCTTGATTCGCATGACTGACAGCCTTTCGTCGCgactctcgccttcctccgaGACGTCAGTTGCCCCTCCAGTttgctcgcctctctctcgcgcttgcGCCTtgtccttcgcttcctctccttccgcgTCCTGCGCGGCGACTTCagcctctccctcttctctgtctccttcgactttgtcctttgcttctctgtctcccttgcGCCCATGTCAGTCGGGTCCTCTCTACCacgcgcctcctcttcgGAGGTCCCGAGGATCCGACGTAGGATCGGATGTCCTATCGGGATCTTCTGTTGATTCACAATGGAGGCTTCAGTCGCGCCCTTGCTCGCTGCAAGTATCGGCCCTTTCCTGCAGCACTGGCTCGCCGTAtcgctgcttttctctgccggCGTTGTCGCCTGTCGCGCATCCTCAGAAGGCGTCCTTCGCCACGCCTCCGCCAAAAATGTCTGGTGCATCTTCTGCACAACGCGAggctttctctccacttgcggccatttcttcttctgcgttcctcaaacctcgagagagaggccgagcGCCTCCACATGCTCCTCGCGAGCTGCGAGTCGGGGCATACCATCttgtgccttcttctgcagaggTGCCCTCTGAAGCGCGTCTCTGCCTGCCTGACGGGCTCTCCTCGAAGGACAAACATGCAAGATACGCAAGGCCGACAGTGCTTCGACACTCGGCTCAGTTTCAggcggtgtctccgtctgcttcaGTTCCTTCTTGCTCACACACaacttctctttcctctccagaaAACGCGGAGCTCCCCCGGACGGACAAGCGCGCGCATCCAGAAAAACCTTTCGGATTCTGTTCAATAGCAGTCTCAGAGTGTCTGACCTCTTCAATCgccagcgacgagagtcTCCACATGACTGCAACTGTCGCGAAAAATCCTCACCTTCCTCCCACTCCCTTCACTCCGTCTCCaccgcctcctcttcctcctgagttctctgcttctccttcttctgtctttgcgccttcttcttcctcttcttctcttcctgcctctgAATGTCCCTCCcttgctgcttcctcgtttcctttgcGTTCTACTTCTCTGTCGATTTCAGCGCCgtactcttcttctccctcttggtCGGCGTCTGGCGCCTCCTCCCCACCAGCGACCGCGGTCCATGTTTCAAACCCAGTCTCTCCaagtctttcttttcctccctcgGCGGCCGTTGAACAAGGTGGATACTCAGAGCCTTCCTGTACCCTTGGAGCCTCTGCGGCTTCGCCAGCCAGTTGTGGGGACCAGGACGCGGCTCTCCGCGCCCTTGAGCCTTCTGTCGCCTgtcagcagagagacgaaacgcgttCCGAGGCTCGGCCCGATTCCCCCCGTCTGCCGCCGGTGCGACATGTCAGATTTTGTGAAGGACGGGAGGAGTGGCTTCTCTCCGAAACCGCCTCAGTCAACAGCATCATTGCGTTGAGTGATGATGgaccttcttctgtcgctctcctcccttcgtctctcgacgCGTCTTCCCCCTCTCATCCTGTTTCCTACGACGAACGACTCAGCAgcggtctcctcttctttccttcccctgcgtcttcgccgctcccgtcgtcctcgtctccaccgccgtcttcttcatttgcCTCCTCAGGCGGCTCTTTAACCTCAGCGGACGCCttctctttgcatgcgccagcGCCGGGATCTCTCCCTGCTTTCTCCCCCTGGCATGcctgtcttctgcctcccTTCGAGAGAGCGGAAGGGAAGGCAGCGACCCCAGgactctcgcgttcctctcacggtgtctggagagacagaggaagacacagaggtaCTCGTTTTGAGGCAGCGAGCGAGAGTTGTCTCCTGCTCGATTCCTCGTCTTCAGAAGGGAAGCCTGCGGAGCAACCTAGACCAGAGCGAGAATCCGGAAGAAACATGGATCAgaacggagacgaaaaacgacgtggagaaacagacaccaAGACCCGGAGATCCGACGTCTCTTCAAAACGACAAACCGAGttcgagacaagagaaaccTCAGAGACAGccaccgagagagaaggaagaagagaacaagataCACTTTTTCCTGGTAAGGGGGAGGACCATGGCGATGACGCTCGACTCGACGGACGAGCACGAAGTGGAAGGACAGacgcgggaggagagacgccagaggTGAGCAACCAAAACAAGCAAGCGGAGTCTCCTTCCGTTCCTCCCTCGAACTTCCTGGATGCCTCCCACCCTTCACCGTTGCATTCTGACTCCTCCCAAGCCGTCTACCTCGAGCAGGGTACGCGACTCGACGGAGACGTAAGCGAAAGCTTGTCTGCTCTTATCCCAGGtgtttcttcatcttcttccgccGTTGTCTGTCCATCcttgtctgtttcgtctccctcgctgagttgttcctctccttgttcttcctcgtctctccccttttctgaATCTTCGACGAAAGACGGTCTCGGTGAAGGGCCGTCAGCGCCGAAGATCCCTTCTGCATCTCGCCCCAAGTCTGCGAGTTCGCACCGTCCTCCCGAAAgcgagacaggggagacCGTCTCCGCGGCTTTGACCGGAAGCGAAGACCGAGCAACAGgtgcgaggcagagagaaggcggagagcaGGAACAACGAACCGCCTgggcagacggagacagcaagaCCAGCCACGGGAGACTCGAGCTCGCGGTTGGACGCAGGGACACagcacagacagagaagaggggcAGGAAGACGGCGCTCGCGAGAGAAATGGCGCAGCAACCCCACAGAGTCAAAAGAGACGCCGGTGGTCCTGCCTGGTCTTTGGACAGAGCTCGAGAGACTGATAAGTTCTCCTGGAAGCCTGCGAAAAACATGGCCAGCATAAAtatggaaagagagaacagcgacgCTGCCGTTTTGGACGGCTCCCGCGGTCGCCTTCCACCATCGGCACAGGCAAGCGCCGATTGTCCCATTTCGTCCGGTTCGCGTTTGGAGGCGACGCGGAGGAAACCTTTGGCACCTGGTGCGGCAGAAATGCCCTACTCTtctgctgttttctcttctgctgttttctcttctgctgtttcgtcccctgctgctttcccttcctgtacctccttttcttccttttcgccttctATCACTTCCGCTtccgcctcgtcttctcccttctcttttgcttgtgcctcttcccctttctgcCCTTCTTCGGCCGTTcgtgcttcctctgctgaGACCGCTGGGCAGCGTCTGAGAACAGTGCGGCCTTGCCCTGAGAGGGGCGGTCGGTTGGTGACAGTTCGCGGCCCCGACGGAAAGACTCGGAggcagtctctgcatgtgccgCCTTCTTTGACGGCGCAGCCTACCAAGTCTTGTTTTCGTCACAGGTCTCCCAGAAGTCGATCCGCTTCTCGTGGTCCCTCTTGGGCGGCTCCCAGAGTGCCGcatttctctttccctcacttttctttcctctctgcttcttctacTCTCTCCCCTTGTTCGCTTCcctgttcgccttcctcttcttctcatgGTTCGTcgtgttctccttcttgttcgtcttgctcctcctcgccttgtTTTGCCCGGCTGCTTCGGCGATCGCTGCTTCGGCGAACAGGGCTGAGAGAACGGCCAGACAAGCGCGAGgggggaggcgagaagactggaaggaaggagagcttTGGAAAGGCGACCTCGCCGGCGCCGTCGCCTTTCCAAAGCCTTCTGTGTAACTCGGGGGCACGGCTGTCTCTTGAAGAGAGGAATGCTGGGCAGGCTGACGCGCTCCCCTCGCTTCACTGGATGTCCTCGCGCCGCTTCTTTGCTCCCTTCAGTCGCCGTGCGAGCCGCGGGGCCTGGCGCCTCGGCCAGGGCGAAACTGAGAAGAGCGGCGACCGAGGGCGACGGCGAACAgcaaagaaacaggaagggGAAAtcgtcgagagaaaacgagggagaaaacaggcATCCGaacgaggagcagaaggcgagagagatgaagagacagagaggggacgCTGGCGGCGGATGTTCCCAACAGTGTTCACCGCTGAGCCGGCACTCTTGTGTTCTGCATCTTGCGGCCGTTCCTGTGCGTCGGCGCCACCCTCTTCACGGATCAGAGGAGACGCTCGCGAGATGTGCGAAGGAACCTGCTCGCGAACGTTGGTATCGCCTCGCCGCGCCAAAGGAGTCTTCGACCTCGCAGCTTtagacgaagacgcggaggCACCGCCCGGACAGGCAGGCGCCTCGAGCCTCCAATGGAAGGCTGCCGACcccagaagaggagaaacctCCGGAGACAGTGAAGAGGCAGGCACAAAGCaaagggcagagagagacagtccaCAGCCTGCAGTGCAGAAGGATCGGGCGCGGGGGCGCGGGAAGGACGAACGACGAGGGATAAGGGGAGAAACGAGCGAAAAGAGGACAGACAAGACGCGAGAACAGGGAGAAAGGCGgggacagggagaagaagagagggagggacagtctggaaaagaggagagagaagaaggagaggttGAAGAtgcgacaagaagagagatgagGTCGCCTAACTCAGGAATGGGGAAGAACTCCGAAACaggtttcctttctcctttgtttcatgagagaggacggcgccgccacaccATCGCAgtcgttcctttcttcgggGGTCGCGCCTCCAGCGGAACTTCCACTTCGTTgacttcctttccttcttttgcttcgccattgtcctcttcttctctccccgccgACTTTGGCTGGCCGTCGTTCGTTCTGAAGAAACCACCCTCCTCACGCTTCCACCAGTCGAGGGAAGAGCCCCGGCGCGAGGAGCCGGCGACAGTCCGaggcgaaagcgaggagacacggagacaccCCTCACTCCATCTGATGTCTCTCAtgtctctcgtgtctctcagTGAGCCTCGGCCGGCGCAGGAAGGAGCGTCTCAAGCTTCGTCGGTCGGCCTCTCGCCCTCCTCACCAGCCGTCCACTTCTTCGACCTCGCGACGCCTCACGGGGCGCCGGACTGAAAGACAACGGATTCTGGGGAGTGACTAAGGGCAGAGACCGCGGCAGGCGGAGACcggagagcgacgcgaaTTGCGTACACATCGTGCGTCAATCGACTGCGGAGAAAGACGCTCTGGGAGCTTGCAAGAGCCCTGCAGACTCGCCTGTCAAAAACATACCCTCACAGTTCCCCGGTGTTCTCAAAGCATACGCCTTTCATGTCCACTTCTACATGCTTCATGTCCTTCGCGGAAACGCAAGAACGAAACAAGGCACACGGTCACTCATTTCCATCCCCGgtgttctgcttctcgacaTCGTGTCCATGGATAGCGAGACACAAagatatacgcatatatctACGTATGTAcagatgtagatagatatgcTTATGCATACAGATCTGTATAAATGTCTGTAAATACgtacatatctatatagaGAGATATGATTATATAAGCAcatatttaaatatatatatatatatatgtatatatatgtatatagacaGGTGTAGAAGTTTGAGGCTTGAGCTGGGATGAGAGCGAGAGGCTGATGGACGGATTTGCTGAAGCGGTGTCAGTcgacgcgagaagacagagca
This Toxoplasma gondii ME49 chromosome VIII, whole genome shotgun sequence DNA region includes the following protein-coding sequences:
- a CDS encoding hypothetical protein (encoded by transcript TGME49_268220); its protein translation is MRLPPCFSLSSGSSCSPSSRSSCPSSRRALSFAESRPLPSSQNWRPQARVAKQFPFPTTAERREMTNEKMDHRKWLAQRPRQLTEAADRAQEEDRNSKDERETPCPGHCSNQGRVWTSASVHVPDSASLHSCCSSIHHPPEDVPPRLPGDKELPLLIRMTDSLSSRLSPSSETSVAPPVCSPLSRACALSFASSPSASCAATSASPSSLSPSTLSFASLSPLRPCQSGPLYHAPPLRRSRGSDVGSDVLSGSSVDSQWRLQSRPCSLQVSALSCSTGSPYRCFSLPALSPVAHPQKASFATPPPKMSGASSAQREAFSPLAAISSSAFLKPRERGRAPPHAPRELRVGAYHLVPSSAEVPSEARLCLPDGLSSKDKHARYARPTVLRHSAQFQAVSPSASVPSCSHTTSLSSPENAELPRTDKRAHPEKPFGFCSIAVSECLTSSIASDESLHMTATVAKNPHLPPTPFTPSPPPPLPPEFSASPSSVFAPSSSSSSLPASECPSLAASSFPLRSTSLSISAPYSSSPSWSASGASSPPATAVHVSNPVSPSLSFPPSAAVEQGGYSEPSCTLGASAASPASCGDQDAALRALEPSVACQQRDETRSEARPDSPRLPPVRHVRFCEGREEWLLSETASVNSIIALSDDGPSSVALLPSSLDASSPSHPVSYDERLSSGLLFFPSPASSPLPSSSSPPPSSSFASSGGSLTSADAFSLHAPAPGSLPAFSPWHACLLPPFERAEGKAATPGLSRSSHGVWRDRGRHRGTRFEAASESCLLLDSSSSEGKPAEQPRPERESGRNMDQNGDEKRRGETDTKTRRSDVSSKRQTEFETRETSETATEREGRREQDTLFPGKGEDHGDDARLDGRARSGRTDAGGETPEVSNQNKQAESPSVPPSNFLDASHPSPLHSDSSQAVYLEQGTRLDGDVSESLSALIPGVSSSSSAVVCPSLSVSSPSLSCSSPCSSSSLPFSESSTKDGLGEGPSAPKIPSASRPKSASSHRPPESETGETVSAALTGSEDRATGARQREGGEQEQRTAWADGDSKTSHGRLELAVGRRDTAQTEKRGRKTALAREMAQQPHRVKRDAGGPAWSLDRARETDKFSWKPAKNMASINMERENSDAAVLDGSRGRLPPSAQASADCPISSGSRLEATRRKPLAPGAAEMPYSSAVFSSAVFSSAVSSPAAFPSCTSFSSFSPSITSASASSSPFSFACASSPFCPSSAVRASSAETAGQRLRTVRPCPERGGRLVTVRGPDGKTRRQSLHVPPSLTAQPTKSCFRHRSPRSRSASRGPSWAAPRVPHFSFPHFSFLSASSTLSPCSLPCSPSSSSHGSSCSPSCSSCSSSPCFARLLRRSLLRRTGLRERPDKREGGGEKTGRKESFGKATSPAPSPFQSLLCNSGARLSLEERNAGQADALPSLHWMSSRRFFAPFSRRASRGAWRLGQGETEKSGDRGRRRTAKKQEGEIVERKRGRKQASERGAEGERDEETERGRWRRMFPTVFTAEPALLCSASCGRSCASAPPSSRIRGDAREMCEGTCSRTLVSPRRAKGVFDLAALDEDAEAPPGQAGASSLQWKAADPRRGETSGDSEEAGTKQRAERDSPQPAVQKDRARGRGKDERRGIRGETSEKRTDKTREQGERRGQGEEEREGQSGKEEREEGEVEDATRREMRSPNSGMGKNSETGFLSPLFHERGRRRHTIAVVPFFGGRASSGTSTSLTSFPSFASPLSSSSLPADFGWPSFVLKKPPSSRFHQSREEPRREEPATVRGESEETRRHPSLHLMSLMSLVSLSEPRPAQEGASQASSVGLSPSSPAVHFFDLATPHGAPD